In the genome of Microcoleus sp. AS-A8, one region contains:
- a CDS encoding DJ-1/PfpI family protein — MTGKKILMLVGDFVEDYEVMVPFQALQMVGHTVHAVCPDKKAGDTVKTAVHDFEGDQTYSEKPGHNFQLNATFDEVVADKYDALVIPGGRAPEYIRLNEKVLEITRHFASTNKPIASICHGLQVLAAAGVLEGKSCTAYPACGPDVTRAGGLYTHIPPDEAMVDGNLVTAPAWPAHPKWLAAFLNVLGTKIEHQEMAAV; from the coding sequence ATGACTGGAAAGAAAATCTTAATGCTCGTCGGTGACTTTGTGGAAGACTATGAGGTGATGGTACCTTTCCAAGCCTTGCAGATGGTCGGTCACACGGTTCATGCCGTTTGCCCGGATAAGAAAGCAGGAGATACGGTAAAAACAGCCGTTCATGATTTTGAAGGCGACCAGACTTATAGTGAAAAACCGGGACACAACTTCCAACTCAACGCCACCTTTGATGAGGTGGTTGCCGACAAGTATGATGCATTGGTGATTCCAGGTGGGAGAGCACCGGAATATATTCGCCTGAATGAGAAGGTATTAGAAATTACCCGTCACTTTGCCTCGACGAATAAACCGATCGCATCTATTTGTCACGGCTTGCAAGTTTTAGCGGCGGCGGGTGTGTTAGAAGGTAAAAGTTGCACAGCTTACCCTGCCTGTGGGCCAGATGTAACTCGCGCTGGGGGACTTTATACCCATATTCCACCAGATGAGGCGATGGTTGATGGTAATTTGGTAACTGCACCCGCATGGCCTGCCCATCCTAAGTGGTTAGCCGCGTTTCTCAATGTT
- a CDS encoding TIGR02588 family protein, whose translation MKDMDSSGPVEQQPPRSPAEWTSFSIALLMVAVIVGLVIYQWLTQKNQPPVISINRSSEIREAPGQFYVPFEIENTGGETAESVQVIAELRIKGEVEESGEQQIDFLASGEKQEGAFVFSRDPRNGELVVRVASYKLP comes from the coding sequence ATGAAAGACATGGATTCATCAGGCCCCGTGGAACAACAACCCCCTCGTTCACCCGCTGAGTGGACAAGCTTTAGTATTGCCCTGTTGATGGTGGCTGTGATTGTCGGACTTGTCATTTACCAATGGCTGACTCAGAAAAATCAACCCCCCGTAATATCGATTAACCGTTCCAGTGAAATTCGCGAAGCGCCAGGGCAATTCTATGTTCCTTTTGAGATCGAAAACACGGGCGGAGAAACCGCTGAGTCCGTTCAGGTAATTGCTGAACTCCGCATCAAGGGTGAGGTGGAAGAATCGGGTGAACAGCAAATTGATTTTCTCGCCAGTGGTGAAAAGCAGGAAGGTGCTTTTGTCTTTAGCCGCGACCCCCGAAACGGTGAACTCGTTGTCCGAGTTGCTAGTTACAAGCTACCGTAA
- a CDS encoding sulfite exporter TauE/SafE family protein produces MSIAIVGHFLAAVIGVSLGLMGGGGSILAVPVLVYVMGVAPKAAIAMSLAIVGMVSLIGAIPHWRLGNVRLGTALLFGSTAMLGAYLGARLASLPWMTDTLQMGLFAVTMLLAAVLMIRKSDHLSQAEIAEADTDSQPTPKPRYAWFWMAIEGMGVGVLTGLVGVGGGFAIVPALVLLGNVPIKQAAGTSLLIIALKSVTGFLGYLGQVELDWPLMASFTVAASFGTILGIYLVPFIKSRQLQIGFSCFLLLMAGFVLWENWAS; encoded by the coding sequence ATGAGTATAGCAATAGTAGGTCACTTTCTGGCAGCCGTGATCGGGGTGAGTTTGGGCTTAATGGGTGGTGGCGGTTCGATTTTAGCCGTTCCGGTTTTAGTTTATGTGATGGGAGTTGCGCCCAAAGCAGCGATCGCCATGTCTCTAGCGATCGTGGGGATGGTAAGCCTGATCGGGGCTATCCCCCACTGGCGACTGGGTAACGTCCGCTTGGGAACCGCCCTCCTCTTTGGTTCGACGGCGATGCTGGGAGCCTATTTGGGGGCGCGATTAGCTTCCCTGCCTTGGATGACTGATACCTTGCAAATGGGACTGTTTGCCGTAACGATGCTGCTGGCAGCGGTTTTGATGATTCGCAAAAGTGATCATCTCTCGCAAGCCGAGATTGCAGAAGCAGATACTGACTCTCAGCCTACGCCGAAACCCCGTTATGCTTGGTTTTGGATGGCGATCGAAGGGATGGGTGTTGGTGTGTTAACCGGGTTGGTAGGAGTCGGGGGTGGTTTTGCGATCGTGCCTGCGTTGGTTTTGTTGGGTAATGTGCCGATTAAACAGGCAGCCGGTACCTCTCTATTGATTATTGCCCTCAAATCGGTGACTGGCTTTCTCGGTTATCTGGGACAGGTTGAGCTAGATTGGCCTTTGATGGCATCCTTTACCGTGGCGGCTAGTTTCGGCACTATTTTAGGTATTTACTTGGTTCCGTTCATTAAATCGCGACAACTTCAGATCGGATTTAGTTGTTTTTTGCTGCTGATGGCAGGGTTTGTTCTTTGGGAAAATTGGGCAAGCTAG
- a CDS encoding TIGR02587 family membrane protein, which yields MAKRTRKKRQPSHSWSNQLNDMIRGASGGFLFGIPLLYTMEVWWIGSQTAPSLMLVILAITFVVVLLLNHTEGFRKIQSKQFFDTVMDSFEALAIGIVSATCILFTLGEITQETPLNEALGKLILESVPFSLGAALAGAFLSGDRWSSSNNQDSDQQGNRNNQGKESNFNATLADIGGTLIGAMIIAFNIAPTDEIPMLDAAIAPPRLLAIIAVSLLISYGIVFQAGFTTQKQRRQQKGIFQRPISETVMSYLVSLFASAFMLFFFHRLSLDDPWTLWMSRTLILGLPATIGGAAGRLAI from the coding sequence ATGGCAAAACGCACTCGCAAAAAACGTCAACCTTCCCACTCGTGGTCAAATCAACTCAATGATATGATTCGGGGTGCTTCAGGTGGCTTCTTGTTTGGCATTCCGCTGCTTTATACGATGGAAGTTTGGTGGATTGGCTCTCAAACCGCTCCATCCTTAATGCTAGTAATTTTGGCGATTACCTTCGTCGTTGTTTTGCTGCTCAACCACACGGAAGGATTTCGTAAAATCCAAAGTAAGCAGTTTTTCGATACAGTAATGGACAGCTTTGAAGCTTTGGCAATTGGAATTGTCAGCGCTACCTGTATCCTTTTTACCTTAGGCGAGATTACACAGGAAACACCGCTGAACGAAGCCCTGGGTAAATTAATTCTGGAAAGCGTGCCATTTTCCCTAGGAGCCGCTTTGGCGGGTGCTTTCTTAAGTGGCGATCGCTGGTCTTCTTCCAATAATCAGGATTCTGACCAGCAAGGCAATCGCAACAATCAAGGCAAGGAATCAAACTTTAACGCTACCCTGGCTGATATCGGTGGCACGTTAATCGGTGCCATGATCATTGCCTTCAATATTGCGCCCACCGACGAAATCCCTATGCTCGATGCCGCGATCGCACCGCCACGCCTTCTCGCGATCATCGCTGTATCACTACTAATTTCCTATGGGATTGTCTTCCAGGCGGGCTTTACCACGCAGAAACAGCGCCGACAGCAGAAAGGTATCTTTCAGCGCCCCATCAGCGAAACGGTTATGTCCTATCTCGTTTCACTTTTTGCCTCAGCATTTATGTTGTTTTTTTTCCATCGCTTGAGTTTAGATGACCCTTGGACGCTGTGGATGAGCCGGACATTAATCCTCGGATTACCAGCAACCATCGGCGGTGCAGCAGGACGCTTAGCGATATGA